The Chloroherpetonaceae bacterium genome window below encodes:
- a CDS encoding YciI family protein, protein MTEYLLLFRNASAESGYLASTQDMAEDMPKWQAWIGNIAMQGKLVSTAPIRYDAAIVDSAGVRAGHPHKVANSVLVSGFLICKSESLEEVQEWSKTCPILKYPQSSVEIRPLVPFPTN, encoded by the coding sequence ATGACAGAATATCTCTTATTATTTCGCAATGCCAGTGCCGAGTCCGGTTACTTGGCTTCAACACAAGATATGGCCGAAGACATGCCCAAATGGCAAGCGTGGATTGGCAATATCGCAATGCAGGGCAAATTGGTGAGTACTGCGCCCATTCGGTATGACGCCGCGATTGTTGATAGCGCGGGCGTTCGTGCAGGTCATCCGCATAAAGTAGCGAACAGCGTTTTGGTTTCGGGCTTTTTAATCTGCAAGTCCGAAAGCCTTGAAGAAGTTCAAGAGTGGAGCAAAACTTGTCCGATTCTCAAGTATCCGCAAAGCTCGGTTGAAATTCGGCCGCTTGTACCTTTTCCAACCAACTAA
- a CDS encoding cyclic nucleotide-binding domain-containing protein, with protein MIETLKTHLIKRLGSQTEQLDLVLSNFKTLKTKRNQTLLTQGEVCKHVYFIAKGCLQVFVYDDEMNETTRDIIIEDSWCTELMSFGKQQPATENIRAVEPSQLLVIDFTAFQEMMTRVPQFEAIYRQILEVSYANSVYRINSFVSLSSLDRIKWLMKHRPALMTRVSSKLIASYLGIHKDVFSRLKSKL; from the coding sequence ATGATTGAAACGCTAAAAACACATTTAATCAAACGGCTTGGGTCTCAAACAGAGCAATTGGACTTGGTTCTTTCTAATTTCAAAACCTTAAAGACCAAGCGAAACCAAACACTTCTAACACAAGGAGAAGTTTGCAAGCATGTTTATTTCATCGCGAAGGGGTGTTTGCAAGTGTTTGTCTATGATGATGAGATGAATGAAACCACCCGCGATATCATCATCGAAGACAGTTGGTGTACCGAATTAATGAGCTTTGGCAAACAGCAACCGGCAACTGAAAATATTCGGGCGGTTGAGCCTTCACAATTACTCGTCATCGATTTCACCGCCTTTCAAGAGATGATGACAAGAGTTCCTCAATTCGAAGCCATCTATCGCCAAATCCTTGAAGTCTCTTATGCCAATTCGGTTTACCGCATTAATTCCTTTGTTTCCCTTTCCTCGCTTGACCGCATTAAGTGGCTCATGAAGCATCGACCGGCTTTGATGACACGCGTTTCGAGCAAGCTCATTGCCTCCTATCTTGGCATTCATAAAGATGTATTCAGCCGATTAAAATCAAAATTATAG